From Dreissena polymorpha isolate Duluth1 chromosome 15, UMN_Dpol_1.0, whole genome shotgun sequence, a single genomic window includes:
- the LOC127860580 gene encoding uncharacterized protein LOC127860580 isoform X1: MSDFKELVSDLKLGETLFQQAEESSKFCDVVIVYGPPDDMKQIWAHWCVLVQCPYFEAMFRCGLQEKQQGKIFITESLHEEAVSAVIGFLYKGEVNLEYRLIGDVLNAADYFQFGDLHAVCKRDLLTVPLTKENCVELLTIAGRYNFEDLQTRSMTYITNNLIQIIEHPANSKAITDMMMIQIWDKANRDKKCQMTLFNFCRTWLCYDVNNRKQSFEKLFCSLNLNETTHEFFQSLSYDYVQTFKICRLFYVHFNSQNFQTRLTFTADTIGVVLLVAKIPQLQKSGGIYAYAIGSERWSFLTRLPRELREFDYYKYCIGVDPPGKFIYVIRKIKHNLSKHSAVLEIPTHRYDCELNTWAHETYKLNIKNERQVSIVGIVCDKTGIFLIAETVLRKRRCTNVQLLACREDTTLVEVALVPNICKRWYGRCDIKYCVVGDSSIIVLCIDIGQRTIKISVTNTNMSQTNICKTIKESHIGYNAGFAANEMLYTNGTCGIISRFGSEHHREVSISPVQCTAVEGEVLPRYRGDEEGLQLDNFVTGNGENVVSVYDKRTQTLRVINCITKEQHDAPPFPYDFQDCTLVHANMAARLLKCRIDCPHCLFEIKSDIH, translated from the exons ATGAGTGACTTCAAAGAATTGGTTAGTGATTTAAAACTGGGAGAAACGTTATTCCAGCAAGCTGAGGAAAGCTCGAAGTTTTGTGACGTCGTCATCGTATATGGCCCGCCAGATGACATG AAACAAATCTGGGCCCACTGGTGTGTGTTGGTACAATGCCCTTACTTTGAAGCCATGTTCAGATGTGGATTGCAAGAAAAACAACAAG GAAAGATATTTATTACAGAGTCTTTACATGAAGAAGCTGTAAGCGCAGTGATTGGATTTCTTTATAAAGGAGAGGTGAATTTGGAGTATCGACTTATTGGAGACGTGCTAAATGCGGCGGACTATTTCCAGTTTGGTGACTTGCATGCAGTTTGCAAAAGGGACCTGTTAACTGTGCCATTGACAAAAGAAAATTGTGTTGAGCTTTTGACGATAGCTGGTCGTTACAATTTTGAAGATCTACAGACGCGTTCAATGACATACATAACTAACAATTTGATTCAGATTATTGAACACCCAGCCAATAGTAAAGCTATCACTGATATGATGATGATACAAATATGGGATAAAGCGAACCGTGACAAGAAATGTCAAATGACCCTGTTTAATTTCTGCCGAACTTGGCTTTGTTATGATGTAAATAATCGCAAACAATCATTTGAAAAGTTGTTCTGCTCTTTAAACTTGAACGAAACGACTCACGAATTCTTTCAATCTTTATCGTATGACTATGTCCAAACGTTCAAGATATGCCGTTTATTTTATGTACATTTCAACAGTCAAAACTTTCAAACTAGACTAACATTTACAGCGGACACAATTGGCGTTGTTTTACTTGTAGCCAAGATTCCGCAGCTACAAAAATCAGGAGGAATATATGCATACGCGATAGGCTCTGAACGTTGGTCCTTTCTTACCAGATTACCGCGGGAACTACGAGAATTCGACTACTACAAATATTGCATTGGTGTTGACCCACCTGGGAAATTCATTTACGTGATTAGGAAAATAAAGCACAATCTAAGTAAACATTCAGCTGTTTTGGAAATTCCTACACATAGATACGATTGTGAACTAAATACGTGGGCGCATGAGACATacaaacttaatataaagaatGAAAGACAGGTCAGTATTGTTGGAATAGTTTGTGATAAAACTGGGATATTTCTTATTGCCGAGACGGTGTTGCGTAAACGGCGGTGTACAAATGTACAATTATTAGCATGTCGTGAGGACACGACACTCGTGGAAGTAGCTTTAGTACCAAATATTTGCAAACGATGGTACGGTAGATgtgatattaaatattgtgttgttGGAGACAGTTCTATTATAGTGTTGTGTATTGACATTGGACAAAGAACAATTAAAATATCAGTAACGAATACAAACATgtcacaaacaaatatttgtaaaacgaTTAAAGAATCGCATATTGGATACAATGCCGGGTTTGCAGCAAATGAAATGTTGTACACAAATGGGACATGTGGCATTATTTCCCGTTTTGGCAGCGAGCATCACAGAGAAGTGAGTATTTCGCCAGTTCAATGTACGGCAGTTGAAGGCGAAGTGCTTCCCAGATACAGGGGCGATGAGGAAGGGCTGCAACTAGATAATTTTGTAACGGGAAATGGTGAAAATGTTGTCTCCGTATACGACAAGCGAACACAAACGTTACGAGTAATTAATTGCATCACAAAGGAACAGCATGACGCACCACCGTTTCCATACGACTTCCAGGACTGCACATTGGTCCATGCGAATATGGCAGCAAGATTACTCAAGTGTCGCATCGACTGTCCACATTGTCTGTTTGAAATAAAATCCGATATTCATTAG
- the LOC127860580 gene encoding uncharacterized protein LOC127860580 isoform X3, whose amino-acid sequence MSDFKELVSDLKLGETLFQQAEESSKFCDVVIVYGPPDDMKQIWAHWCVLVQCPYFEAMFRCGLQEKQQESLHEEAVSAVIGFLYKGEVNLEYRLIGDVLNAADYFQFGDLHAVCKRDLLTVPLTKENCVELLTIAGRYNFEDLQTRSMTYITNNLIQIIEHPANSKAITDMMMIQIWDKANRDKKCQMTLFNFCRTWLCYDVNNRKQSFEKLFCSLNLNETTHEFFQSLSYDYVQTFKICRLFYVHFNSQNFQTRLTFTADTIGVVLLVAKIPQLQKSGGIYAYAIGSERWSFLTRLPRELREFDYYKYCIGVDPPGKFIYVIRKIKHNLSKHSAVLEIPTHRYDCELNTWAHETYKLNIKNERQVSIVGIVCDKTGIFLIAETVLRKRRCTNVQLLACREDTTLVEVALVPNICKRWYGRCDIKYCVVGDSSIIVLCIDIGQRTIKISVTNTNMSQTNICKTIKESHIGYNAGFAANEMLYTNGTCGIISRFGSEHHREVSISPVQCTAVEGEVLPRYRGDEEGLQLDNFVTGNGENVVSVYDKRTQTLRVINCITKEQHDAPPFPYDFQDCTLVHANMAARLLKCRIDCPHCLFEIKSDIH is encoded by the exons ATGAGTGACTTCAAAGAATTGGTTAGTGATTTAAAACTGGGAGAAACGTTATTCCAGCAAGCTGAGGAAAGCTCGAAGTTTTGTGACGTCGTCATCGTATATGGCCCGCCAGATGACATG AAACAAATCTGGGCCCACTGGTGTGTGTTGGTACAATGCCCTTACTTTGAAGCCATGTTCAGATGTGGATTGCAAGAAAAACAACAAG AGTCTTTACATGAAGAAGCTGTAAGCGCAGTGATTGGATTTCTTTATAAAGGAGAGGTGAATTTGGAGTATCGACTTATTGGAGACGTGCTAAATGCGGCGGACTATTTCCAGTTTGGTGACTTGCATGCAGTTTGCAAAAGGGACCTGTTAACTGTGCCATTGACAAAAGAAAATTGTGTTGAGCTTTTGACGATAGCTGGTCGTTACAATTTTGAAGATCTACAGACGCGTTCAATGACATACATAACTAACAATTTGATTCAGATTATTGAACACCCAGCCAATAGTAAAGCTATCACTGATATGATGATGATACAAATATGGGATAAAGCGAACCGTGACAAGAAATGTCAAATGACCCTGTTTAATTTCTGCCGAACTTGGCTTTGTTATGATGTAAATAATCGCAAACAATCATTTGAAAAGTTGTTCTGCTCTTTAAACTTGAACGAAACGACTCACGAATTCTTTCAATCTTTATCGTATGACTATGTCCAAACGTTCAAGATATGCCGTTTATTTTATGTACATTTCAACAGTCAAAACTTTCAAACTAGACTAACATTTACAGCGGACACAATTGGCGTTGTTTTACTTGTAGCCAAGATTCCGCAGCTACAAAAATCAGGAGGAATATATGCATACGCGATAGGCTCTGAACGTTGGTCCTTTCTTACCAGATTACCGCGGGAACTACGAGAATTCGACTACTACAAATATTGCATTGGTGTTGACCCACCTGGGAAATTCATTTACGTGATTAGGAAAATAAAGCACAATCTAAGTAAACATTCAGCTGTTTTGGAAATTCCTACACATAGATACGATTGTGAACTAAATACGTGGGCGCATGAGACATacaaacttaatataaagaatGAAAGACAGGTCAGTATTGTTGGAATAGTTTGTGATAAAACTGGGATATTTCTTATTGCCGAGACGGTGTTGCGTAAACGGCGGTGTACAAATGTACAATTATTAGCATGTCGTGAGGACACGACACTCGTGGAAGTAGCTTTAGTACCAAATATTTGCAAACGATGGTACGGTAGATgtgatattaaatattgtgttgttGGAGACAGTTCTATTATAGTGTTGTGTATTGACATTGGACAAAGAACAATTAAAATATCAGTAACGAATACAAACATgtcacaaacaaatatttgtaaaacgaTTAAAGAATCGCATATTGGATACAATGCCGGGTTTGCAGCAAATGAAATGTTGTACACAAATGGGACATGTGGCATTATTTCCCGTTTTGGCAGCGAGCATCACAGAGAAGTGAGTATTTCGCCAGTTCAATGTACGGCAGTTGAAGGCGAAGTGCTTCCCAGATACAGGGGCGATGAGGAAGGGCTGCAACTAGATAATTTTGTAACGGGAAATGGTGAAAATGTTGTCTCCGTATACGACAAGCGAACACAAACGTTACGAGTAATTAATTGCATCACAAAGGAACAGCATGACGCACCACCGTTTCCATACGACTTCCAGGACTGCACATTGGTCCATGCGAATATGGCAGCAAGATTACTCAAGTGTCGCATCGACTGTCCACATTGTCTGTTTGAAATAAAATCCGATATTCATTAG